The region CAAATTTGTTGTGTTTATATAAGTTGTGTTCCGTTCAACAGTCTCTACTGAATAGTTTTTTGGGCCTCGCTTTCTATTTTGAAGTCTGAAATCTAAAACACCATCTGCTTCGATCAGGCATAAAACAAATCATGTCTGTATCATTTTTTGGATAAATAAAGAGGCTTGGAGAAAGTTGCATACAATAGTAGAAGCCTACTTAGAATCTTTACATGCCTGTAGGACACCGAAATCCCCTCAAAGATCCTCCACCTACGATGGTCCTGTTCAGAATTTATAATCCCTTTCGCGAGGGCGCACCACTATAATCGTATAATAATGACAAAAAGGAAAGAATAatgttgaaaacaaaaaaaaatcatatgAATTCCAATTAAGCAGTCAACGGACAGGGTCCGGAAGCTGGGCCCGGCCTGGCCAAGTGCGCAGCGATAATGGCGGCGAAtggaaataattaattttccaaaCCAGTGGGCCATCGCTAATTAAGCTTAATTTTTGGTGTTGCATAACTAATTAAGGTGGGAACAGCGCAGCCGtacgaggagcagcagcagcatcagccggGATACTGGCATTCGAATTATGTAAAATTGTTGCACTTTAATTCCATTTTGTCTGCGGGCAGACAATCTGTAATTGAAAAGTATGCTCTTGCTTATCTTTCGAGTATTTGAATATGGAATTCAATTTAGTGTCGCATAAGCGCTGGAATATGCAAATCCGTCCGGGGCCAGCTCTCCTCAGACGAATGTTTGCCTTCTGGCTTTGGGCAAGGTGACCGAAAAGGTTATGTGTGCTGGTAGGTGTGGCTGGCCGAAAACCAAATTGGAAATTTGCTTATTTCTCGCCTTTGCGCTTGACCTGACCCAAAGGGGGCGAGCCAGGCGCACGGACAAACTTTGTCCACAGGTCCAGCCACCCGTGCACACAGATCCACAGATGAAAGGATAGTGCCAGATACTGTTAGTTTTGTCCTTCGGCCTGCTTCCTGCcgaatgttgaatgttgtAAAATATTTGCCCAATAGTGAACACTGACTTGGGATTAACATTTGTCTATGCGCATTCGTCTGGAATTATGCAATGTGTTCGTAGATAAGGACAATTCCAATGGAAAGCATCCGCCTCTGATGATTGCTATTTGCCTGTCAGTTATTGCCCAGCCTCCCCATTCagtcatttaaattaaataacattttGAAAGAGCGGCAGCGATATCCCCGGCATTGCTCTTTGCCTCTCACGGAGTACCTTTCTTCCAGTCTAGATCCTTAACAGTACCTTCCTTAAGTAATAAGTACCTTCCTTAAGTAATAAATTCTTCATGATATAatttttgataatttttttattaaaatgtatttttattacaacTAAACGCTTAAGAACTAAAGATTTTGTTGCGAATTACCTTAAGTACATTATGTCTGAATACATTTTTAAGAGactaaaaatcaaaaattcgTATCTTATTTTGTTTCTGTGGGCAAGATGGGAAAACCAAAAAGGCATAAAATTTAATGTAATCCAAGGTTTTTGCGAGTGCAATCAATggtattatgtatgtattttgtaatattttgtaAGCTATGGACTGATTCGATGCAATTTGAGTTCTGAGTATTCTGATGCGCATTAGGCGAAGTATTGCTTGTGGTTTCGAGGCTTAAGTAGAGATATTTCCTATAACTTTCGATTCGGCGTGTTTACAACTTTTAAgtttaaatattgtttattttcgATTGCTATTATTGTGATTATGCAATTAGGCAGCTCATAAATTTATCAAAACTTAACATCACATTGCTTCTTCGATTACATTAGAGGTTGCTTTCCACATGCGTTTGAAAATTCAGTACCTGCACTAAGTCGATCGATTATGgttatacgagtacgagtacgagtacgagtaatGCTTAAAAATGCTCAATGCTCAATGCTCCGTTTTGTGCGTATGCGCGGCAATTGTTTGTAGCTAACTATGGGctgtatttgtgtattttttgtatgttttatgTATACTTTATATTAAATGCGGTGTGTGGTTTGTGGGTTTTGCTGACAAAATGCACTCAATGGAAGTTGATACGAGTAATACCCTCTATAGTCTAAGTCTAAGTCGAATGCATTGTAAATGCCTTTGtaaatgcataatttattaGGAAGTGTTTTTCATGTTTGTATTCATTTCTGAAGAGAATATGTctatgatgatgttgatgataCGACGAAGGTCCTTGTGTTGTAAGTGCgttgcgtgtgcgtgtgtgcgtggcaTAATTTAATCCTCTCCGGCTGCGGCGGCATTCGATTTACTAAAACTGTTTGGACGATGTGCTCGATGGCGGCATATTGAGAATGAAACTCTCCTCACGATATCAGACATTGGGCTTGCGGAAGATCTCATTCGGATACTGGTTGCTGCTAAAGTTCTGGCGCGTCGAGCATTGCTGTTTTGGACGGAACAAAGGTAAATGTATAATTAAATGCATGGCTTTGTCATGGACACACGTATTGATTTGTTATTGCCCCCATTAGGTGAAAAGATGGGGCAGACCCTAAGtgattgcattttaattacatttccAATGCATCTCCCACCCAAGGAGGCAATTATCATGCATTTGGGTCACACACCCGACACCACAGGGTACCACAGGTGGGGTGGTGGGCTGCTTCGGTGGTGGATAATAATAACTTAACTACCTTACACCATTTTCTGATTCTTCCCTCATTTTTCTGATTTGACGTCGCTTGGACATGGCCCGAGGGCTATTAAAATAATTGCCCCAGAAATCATTTATTATGGCATGTGTCTGCCTCGGACCATAAACCTGTCGCCCGGCGGTAGGGTGCCTCATTATCACTTACCGCTTGCTTCTTTTCCCAGGACTTCATGGCCGTCTTGTACTTTTCGAACTCATGGCACCAATCCGAGTAGATTTTCTGATAGTCATTGCTCTTGTTCGGCGGAGTGCATCTGTTCGAaaaggggggatgggggcGGGTGGAAAGCGGTGGAACCACGGAAATGCGATTATAATGAGCGCATAATTACGGAAATGCCCTACTCACCTGTGGGCATCCACGGTGATGTTGTAGCTGCACAGCAGGGAGCCACCCAAATGGCAGTCGTAGCGGCCGCCATCGGCCTCGTTCACGGACACCACAACCAGTCCCCGTTCCGTCGTCTCGATGTACTTTGTGGGCGAATAATGGATCTCATAGCTGGAAGGCAGTCGGCATTTTGGTCATCAAGTCTTTAATTAAGCCCCCCAATAAATCCCAAGCCTTACCGTCCCTTATCCTTGGAGTGATGGTACCAGGTCACCTGCTCGTTCTTCAGTACCTCGGGGATTTTGACAAAGCATCCCAGATGCACGCTCTGGCCGTAGGTCACCACAATCTTCTTCTTTAGGACACTCGAGTCGCAAATGTCGCTCGTCTCATTGGCCACGTCCTGTGGGGGCACACggggggaagggaaggaaaTCACATGTCATTTGATTTGTGGCACACTCCGCCGCACCTCGCTTCACCGCACTCACCTGCAACAGATCCAGCTCGTAGGGACGGCACGTATTGGCCTCCTTGTCCCAGCCGCAGTACGGATCACGGACACACCGGAAGCAATTGTCGTAACGACGATTGCACATGGCCAAATCGATTTGCTTGATGCGGTGATCGGTGCCGATGTAGAGGCTCTTACGTGTCTGGCTGATTTCCATCACCTGAATGGCCTCGTTGGGGGCCACCTCAAAAATGTCCAGCAGCTTCGAGAGCGACTCCCCGTTCCGGTAGTACTGCACGATTTTGTAAATGCGACCCAGATTGGTGCCCACATAGTACACAATGTATTCCTGGTTGAGTATATCGATTTTGATTCTGCAAAAAGTACGTTTCAAAAGTCGTTTTAATCCGTCGAAAATATGTGCTACATGCGAGTGTACTCGTGCCCGCAAATAAGTAACTTTTTAAACAGCTTTACTTTATGCACCCCCCAAAAACTGACTCCTCCAGTGGGGCATCGTTGAtgcatttaaatgaatttcattttaattattaactGAATTTTACACGTTCTGAAAAAAGCGTTGAACTTGTATTTGTGATTGTGCGAGTAGCAAAGCTGAGGATAACTTTGGTGCTGAAAGAAATGGGTATTCAGTGGAAGTGCTTTATAATGGTCCCTTTCtccatatatttatatctgattttatatataaaaatatgaatatatatatttatagcaCTATGCAATACCACATTGACGCTGTGacccaaatcgaacttttttatagttttacggctttaaaattgtttaataatttttgtttgtcaagTTTTAGgtctttaaaattatttaatcataatttttttgtttttttaaaccTTTGgttcatttttttatttttttgtttagttttagttaatttaaaacattttgttgtttaagttttttttttaaacccgtatttttttaaagttgTTTTCACATAACTTAAGTACCTTACGCCTAGTTTTATTGAACTCTGAACAGCTGATTAATGCAGCTATAAGTCCTACCCGAACACCTTGTGGCTTAAGCGTATCGCTTGGAAAATATTAAGctttcaaataaaaaattgagAATTTGTTGTGGCATTTGTTACCGAAATTTGTACTCTGAAAACTGTTCttattgtttttataaaatataaaaaattctaAACCTATTTGACTCCAAACACATCCCAGCATCCCAGCACATCCCTGGATCTGAAACCCAGCCTGAAACTCGTATGAATATTTCTGGCGTTACTCACTTGTCGACGACGAGCTTGGTGAAGACCAAATCCCTTTTATAATAGACAGGATTGTTGTGCTCGTGATTTACGGCCTTGTCCATGAGCGGGTGGGATCTGATGAAATTCAGTACAGTGTCTGGCAGATTTGATGTATCGTTGACGCAGGTACCGGGCCTGGGCTCGGGGACACGTGAATTGAGGACCGGCAGCCATGCGGAATTCGATGAGGATTGCTCCTTGAATTTACctgtgcaaaaaaaataaaaaaaaaacaattgtaCAATCACACACACTGGGAtatggggaggggaggggaggggggggggggctccgGGGGCTCTTCTGCAATTGAAGATTTAAATCTACGACGAGCAAAGGTGTCAGCTGTGCCCCGCTTGCCACTAAGCTGTCAGTGGAGGCGGTGGAGCCACCAATAATCCATTCAAATGGATTTTCTAATGCGATTTATGTTGCGCACATGGCAAGAGGATCCACACACGGTGGGGGAACGGGGGGCACCCCGAGACTCGACTCGAGTCGATTCGAGTCCACTGAAACTACAAAACACTCAACGAGGAGGGAAATGGATTCGCAGTCGgagcagaggggcagaggagGGGGAAGGATATATGAAACAAATGTGTAGATTGCAAAATAAAATTTGCCAATAAGTTGCATTTGTcgtttcccatttccattctcgAATGGAATCCCCCCTTGGGGTGGCAGGAAAACGGACAATGGAGAAAATTGCACGTCAATGCAGGGCGAAGCGTTGACAGGATCGCCatggccatcgccatcgccgtcaCTCCCCACAGATAACCAAATCCGGATCCGGATTCCGTTTCGAGAGAGCTCACCGTTGAAGGCAGCTTGAATCTCGTTAATGTGAAAACTGCAGACGGCCGATCCAATCAGGCCATTGGTGCTGGTCGTGAAGGTGGCGTAGAAGCGGGTCTTGTCCGACGGCAGCTGGTACACCGACTGGATCTCGTTGAAGTAGAAGGGGAACTCCCCGGAGATGCTGCAGTTGAGGCGCGCCTTCAGATACGTGGCCCAGTTGTGGGCCAGCAGATTCTTGCCGCCGACATCCTTCTTGCAGACACGGGCGATGCGCGAGTACACGGCCTTGCCACAGTTGATGTACTCCACGGCCGTTTCCCGGAAAAAGAAGTACACGTAGTCGCCAATGTCAAAGGATCCCACAAAATTGGGTTCTgcaaaggaaatggaaaatattgttAGAGAAAGATTACGATGGGATCtgtttcaatagttttatcgGTCTTTCAGCCATTGAAACCATTAAAACATAGACCATATAATTGATAGTTTTCACTTAACTATCGATTACTTTCGATTATTTGTTAATTTCATGCGATTTATTATGATTTAAAATGGGAATATCTATAATAATCGATTGCTATCGATTACTTatctattatataaatttaaacaTAGTTTTTTGATCGATATAAACCATATAATTGATAATTTTCACTTAACTATCGACTACTTTCGattatttgttaattttatgagatttattattatattttaatgcgAATATCGATAATAATTGATGACTATCGATAAATTATGTCTTCAAACCATTGAAACATAGTTTTTTGATCGATATAAGCAATATCATTGATAGTTCTCACTTATTTTCAATACTAAATCGAAATGTTAAATATTCATTGGAATAATAATAGCGTCTCTAAAAAGAGGAGTGATTAGTGAAATACTTACTGTCCAGCCATTTGGAATCGTACTTCAAGGTCCTCTTAAACTTGTACTCCAATCGCTTGGCCGATGTGTTGTACAGGTCTGTGCGGAAGATGACGGTGTCCGCTTTGGTGAACTCCGCGTTGGTGCCCGAGTACTGCAGACaaagatggatggatgcaACTCTCGATTTTCGGACAATATCCACCCACTTACCAGACCCGGCAGACCGCCAGGATTGCCGTTCTCCACATAAATGGCCGTTGAGTTGTCCAACGGATCGTAGGGACACTTGGCAATGCCAAGGCCCACGCCAATCACATACTCCGAGCGCGGCAAATGAGTTAAATTTGACTGCGGGGCAGATATACATGTGTAAAGAAAGGAAATAAGTGAAAGTGTGTGTGCAGAAGATGGCCTTTGGATTAGATAGAGGCTTTATCTATGCCTGAATGGAGGCTGCACTCTATCGCAGATTGCTCTGCTGGAGGAGCAACTGTTGATTGCCATCTAAAGTCAACTGTCGGTGGCAATCTTTGGCCATTCAGTCAACGGCTTCCACTCATGGCTCATGAATGGGTGGGGAATTGCTCTTGGCTTTGGGCTTCctcaatccatccatccagccattgACTgcgtttgtgtctgtgtgtgtgtgtgtgtgtgtgcaacttACATAGATAACGTAATCCTTGGGATTGTGGGCGTTGGTGCCGCACACATAGAGCCTATCGCCCTGCTCCATCGACTGTATGACGCGCACGTGATTTTTGCAATCGAAAACCTGCAAAAAGATATCGATTATAGTAAGTCGTGGAAGGACATAgcgacaggggcaggggaaggaGTAAACCTGTAGAGATATCCCCTCAAAGGAATTGACAATGTTTTGGGGGGCAATGTGTGGGgttgtgggggggggggttttcAATTTATTGTGCCGTGGCATCATCTGTTTTGGCACACAATCGCAGCAATGTCAAAATTGTTGCAGTCCCGTGCGTGAGTGCAGCGAATTTTGTGGCAAGAACGGAGCACAAATTGCAATAGCACGCGTCGCTGCCGAAGCTAAATCAATTGGCAACAATGCAACCCGAATGGGGACACCAGAAGAGCCAGAAGAGGCACTAGGggcagccagcagcggcaacaatgGCAAGTGGCATCCCTGCAGAAATTACTGCCACAcagagaggtagagagggagagagcgagcagagcagagcagagcagcttTATGATGACTTAAGCAGGAtccccatgtgtgtgtgtgtgtgtgtgtgtatgtgcgtgtgcgtTGCATGcaacttgctgctgctgctgctgctgctgctggcactcCTGGCACTGCCACGACTAACtggaaattgatttcaaaTGAAAGGATTTGCTGTCACATTATAAACgagttgcaacagcagcagcagagtctGCCCCCACGTTGCAAGTCGATGGGATTTCTCCCTCGGGCTCGAACGAGAAAATCGAGTTACTGCAACATATCTCCACACGGGTATGTGATTTCTCTAATGCATCtcaatagtttttttttcctcagAACTATCGTGGGGGGAAAGGCGACTACTGTCATCGACTACTGGCACAGTTCTTAGCCGATTATTGAttgaaatataatatttatttgaatagaTAGTCATTTTGTACTAGATATTCCTCTGGCAGTGGCCTTTATTCGATTGCACATTAAATTGGGTTCTATGACCGATAACTATTTAGATAACTTAAACGATAGTCGATAACTCAAGAATATTCCATTTTGATAACACGAAAAGGGACCATAAGATGGTCTAACTATTTCTTATGGAACTTTGATACAATTTAAGCGCAGAGGACTTCAATATACCATaggatacgatacgatatacAGCTGTAAAACACTTCTTGGGCAAATATCAGCATATCTCCGAAGAGAACATAGAACATCTCTTCTTTCCTACTCCACCAAACTTAAAGCTAATGAACTTACACTTGTTTTCAGCTTTCGTAGGGGACTTTAAAGGGCAAATCTTAGTATCTAAAAGTTAATACACACCTGACTCTTGCCCTTGGAGACACAGCTGACCACATCATCGCGTGTGGGCTCCAGATTGATCACGTCGCGCTGTAATAGAGATATATAGAGGTCAATATAGATGATCAGCAAGTTCTAGGACCACAGAAATGTGGCTCAACCGAAGGATATTAACCTTTAGTTAAGAGCTCACGTTCAATCAattcaaaaattcaatttccccTCCAAATGAATGGAAAAAGATGTACAAGGTATATTGCTGTGCCACATGTGGCATAAACTACAACTAGCAGCAGTCCGTGGCACCTTTACAAATGCTTTCAACTAAATTTATGTATAAATCACGTAATgttccccccccctcccctctccaccGCCGCCACAGTACACACTCACGAAATATTTTCACGCACCAGCCTCCCACCGCCCAAGGCGCCACCCGCCCCCTTAAGAGGCAGGCAGTCGCAACAGAGCGTTCATATAAAACCAAAATCATGTATTATTTAGttgaatttgcatttggcGCATAAAGCAGGAGAGAGGCAGCACCACCAATGGAGCCATGGCTGGGGAGGAGGAACAGGTGccggcacgggcacgggcacaggagcaggagcaggagctggagtctaaagcagcaacaggagaGCCCTCGCGTATAGGCCAAAACAACGACCAAATGATGCCCAGGGCGAAGGGTATTCGCACTCAAccacataaaatatattgacGTATCCGCAGGAGTCTCCtactccgcctcctcctcctcctcctcccgctgctgctgctgcaggaatATATAACCTCTTAGAGTTTTACGATTACGAAATGGAGCATCCCAGTCAGGTGTGGCCCCGTCGCTGGCTCATAAAACAAACTTCTCCAAGTCATAAATTCATAAACAGCCCGAAAAACCGGCACATACGCGAGCGTGTGCCACTTCCTGTAATCGAATTGCCACGGAGAATGTTGTGGCAagttgtctctctctctgcaggTCTTAGATTTTGATCTGATCTCCGGGCAACGCATAAACCTGTGCAGAAACCTGGGAATACACCAGCGACAGTGAGGACAGGGAGGACCCTGAGAGGCACATAAGCCATGGACAAGAGTGCAtattaaatatgttttttggtcccttttttttgggttgtaACTAAAATAAACATGCTGGTTGTGGCGCTGGGGGAATCGAAGATTTGTGGGGATGTCCCTAAAAGGCCTAAAAGGCTGCTAAGCCTGTGCATTGTGTTGACAGCGTTTAGATGTGACGCTTTATGGCCACAAAAGGCATCCGAAACGGAAGCTTAGCGGCCGTTTGGAAACTATggaaatacacacacacaaacacagctTTATTCAGAGgtaaacacacagatacagatacaaacagGACTGGCGTAGAGTGGCGTATAATGAATTTTTAACAAGAGCTGCCGCAAAGGCGCAGACCGAAAGCCGTGTTGCCGTTGTTTTTGCCTAAAAGCTTGCCCCGATTCTGGTTTTAACCCCACCCCCGCCCACGCTCCAACCGACTGTCACAATAGATTTGTGGCTTGACCCCCGGAACCAGCAGCCACCTTTGGGAGCAGCCCCACCTCCACGGCCGCCGCCTAAAAGCCTGCTGCTCTAGGATTATAATTTTCTCCACCGATTATTTGTCTGCAAAAGGAAAGCACAAAAGTTGGTACTCACATCGCAGTAGGACGAGGAGATGTTCTGCAAGTTCAAACGGAATACGCGATCCCTGGAAATGGacaaaaatatgagaaaaatttgtttaattcaGAGCTGGAAAAGAATCTCCCCATCGGTGCTTTGCAAAATAGAAAAACCATCCATGTGCCGATAGGTTTATCGATTGTTTTTGGGAATACAGTGCGTTTCTAGGCTGTAAAACCATCGAGAGGGTTTTATGtagtttttaaaattaaaaaaatcgTAAAATATGCATTAACCGATTgtttttcacgattttgtTACTTAATTTCGATGACTGGAACATATTTTGAGTGATTTTGATACAGTATCATCTCACCATACCATAATATCTCAAGAAATCGATCAAAGTTGATCAAATTAAAGAGCTTCAATAACAATTTTAGCTCTAAATCCCAAAAGAAGatcgataaataatcgataACTCGAAAATTCAACTATTTAGCCTTGAACCCCACAAAAACGCACTGTAATCTGGAATTTTCAATGGAATATCTAGAAAAATACTTACATGGCGCCCACATAAAGCGAATCTCGATCCTCATTCATGTGAAATGTGCGATAGTACAGTCGGCCGCATGTGAACTCCCTTACATGATCTgcaatagagagagagagagagaaaggggggGATGAGAAAAattggaaaacattttcgtcaagtaaattcaatatttgccCAAGAAATTTTCCTTAAGTGAAACGAGGAGCAGCGGAGACAGCACACAGAGGGGAGAGGGTCGGCTGGAGATAGTGTCAACAAAAGTTTTCATTCCGGGGCAAAATACTCCAAGAAGGACCGGAGAGAGAGGGTCAGGACTACAGACAAAACATTGCCAGAAAAATGGAGAGGGTGAGGCGAGGGGGGTACAAATATTGGACTTCCATAGATATCGCATTTCAATCAAATGACATTTTTGGATAACATTTTCATCTACTGTTTATTTGGACTCAAGTTTTTTCCGCAGCCCATAAGGGGGTCCTTGGACTCTGCCCCTCCACCCCAAGGAGGGGACTCCCCAGCGCCATTAATTATGAGTATTGTGCGAGTATTATGTTAATTTCAATGACGTCGCTTTGTCTGCAAATTGTTTGTcagaggctggggctggggctggggcaggggcaggggcaggcaggatgtgtgtgtgtgtgtccgaaATGCTGAGCAAACAATTCTTTAATTAAACTAATTTATATTTGCCATCCCCCAGTGCCCCACCCCCCATCGATTGGCTGTCACTCATCGGGGCTCTCAATTAATTTCTGCtcatgaaacgaaacgaaacgaaacgagatgagatgagatgtcTTCGGGTAAAGTGTCAAATGTCTGTGGAAGGAATATGGATGACCTCCTACAACAAAGCGCACACATTCTCCGCCGGACAATGGCCAAAAGTATGACAGGAGAGGTCACAAAAGAGCCAGAGACCACCGAAGCCCCACTCATCCGATTTATGCACTCATTCCCATGCTGCTCCTCCGCTCTCAACAATGGAATATGTAA is a window of Drosophila pseudoobscura strain MV-25-SWS-2005 chromosome 3, UCI_Dpse_MV25, whole genome shotgun sequence DNA encoding:
- the Sema2a gene encoding semaphorin-2A isoform X2; this translates as MVAECLLLGACLLLALSTRQIRAMTEELSPDHVREFTCGRLYYRTFHMNEDRDSLYVGAMDRVFRLNLQNISSSYCDRDVINLEPTRDDVVSCVSKGKSQVFDCKNHVRVIQSMEQGDRLYVCGTNAHNPKDYVIYSNLTHLPRSEYVIGVGLGIAKCPYDPLDNSTAIYVENGNPGGLPGLYSGTNAEFTKADTVIFRTDLYNTSAKRLEYKFKRTLKYDSKWLDKPNFVGSFDIGDYVYFFFRETAVEYINCGKAVYSRIARVCKKDVGGKNLLAHNWATYLKARLNCSISGEFPFYFNEIQSVYQLPSDKTRFYATFTTSTNGLIGSAVCSFHINEIQAAFNGKFKEQSSSNSAWLPVLNSRVPEPRPGTCVNDTSNLPDTVLNFIRSHPLMDKAVNHEHNNPVYYKRDLVFTKLVVDKIKIDILNQEYIVYYVGTNLGRIYKIVQYYRNGESLSKLLDIFEVAPNEAIQVMEISQTRKSLYIGTDHRIKQIDLAMCNRRYDNCFRCVRDPYCGWDKEANTCRPYELDLLQDVANETSDICDSSVLKKKIVVTYGQSVHLGCFVKIPEVLKNEQVTWYHHSKDKGRYEIHYSPTKYIETTERGLVVVSVNEADGGRYDCHLGGSLLCSYNITVDAHRCTPPNKSNDYQKIYSDWCHEFEKYKTAMKSWEKKQAQCSTRQNFSSNQYPNEIFRKPNV
- the Sema2a gene encoding semaphorin-2A isoform X1, with the translated sequence MLPLLLLTPLLAALLTSSVSETAADYENTWNFYYERPCCAGNDQPNGHGKHNRDHVREFTCGRLYYRTFHMNEDRDSLYVGAMDRVFRLNLQNISSSYCDRDVINLEPTRDDVVSCVSKGKSQVFDCKNHVRVIQSMEQGDRLYVCGTNAHNPKDYVIYSNLTHLPRSEYVIGVGLGIAKCPYDPLDNSTAIYVENGNPGGLPGLYSGTNAEFTKADTVIFRTDLYNTSAKRLEYKFKRTLKYDSKWLDKPNFVGSFDIGDYVYFFFRETAVEYINCGKAVYSRIARVCKKDVGGKNLLAHNWATYLKARLNCSISGEFPFYFNEIQSVYQLPSDKTRFYATFTTSTNGLIGSAVCSFHINEIQAAFNGKFKEQSSSNSAWLPVLNSRVPEPRPGTCVNDTSNLPDTVLNFIRSHPLMDKAVNHEHNNPVYYKRDLVFTKLVVDKIKIDILNQEYIVYYVGTNLGRIYKIVQYYRNGESLSKLLDIFEVAPNEAIQVMEISQTRKSLYIGTDHRIKQIDLAMCNRRYDNCFRCVRDPYCGWDKEANTCRPYELDLLQDVANETSDICDSSVLKKKIVVTYGQSVHLGCFVKIPEVLKNEQVTWYHHSKDKGRYEIHYSPTKYIETTERGLVVVSVNEADGGRYDCHLGGSLLCSYNITVDAHRCTPPNKSNDYQKIYSDWCHEFEKYKTAMKSWEKKQAQCSTRQNFSSNQYPNEIFRKPNV